A window of Salvia splendens isolate huo1 chromosome 8, SspV2, whole genome shotgun sequence genomic DNA:
tataaaaataatttgtagcaaaatttcattttgattgtgatttgattatttttttaatattaaaaattattttttttttcattaaaactaaattcttaattttcattaatcataatatttaatattaaaaaaattattgaactagaatcaaattaaatttagctaaaatttattttgataattaaattttattccatatttaagaatttcatagtgtattcttttattttaattttttacttcctaaaatttttagagaaagagagaaataagatatgacataaagtgattgaaaaagtgaagtgaataatactctctctgtccatgaaaaatagggaTGTTCAATTTTTATccctcgttttggaaaaatgataataaatagttaaagtgaagagaaagaaaagtaagagagagaataatatagacaagagacttctctatattattctctctcttacttttctttctatccactttaactatttattatcatttttccaaaacgatggataaaatatggaatagccctatttttcttggacggagggagtatcattttagttattcaaactataagaaaatagcATAGTTAGTACTAgagagaaagataaagaaaatattaaatctAGTACATAGATATGAAAGTCCAAATATACCCTTCACGCCTTGAAGGTATTTTTGGTGCAAAATtatgatgaatagtgaaaagtataaaaaatgtgattataCCTTAGTTCGGAGACTacccacgatatttttaaagtttaggtaCCATTTGCGTGCAAAACACATAGTTCAGAgaccatttgcgtagttcactctaatTTTAGATATGCTTTATTAGTATTTAACGTCTAAAAAGCTAACGAGACTTAGGCTTTTGTATTGTAGACTGGGTAGTAGAACAAGTCACACAGTAGATGACTCAGTCGGTACCTAgcagaaataaaacattatttcATGATCTAGATAAACTGTGGCGATAAACTTTGGCTATGTAACAGTAAAGGTTGAAGTGATTGTTCAAAAGTTTCATTTCCTTAGGAAACTAACTACACTTGtttggtataacactgaatagATCTAACAGGGAGATACGTCTTTTCTGGCTATTTCCTAAAAGATGAGGTCTCGactattatatttcacaatcttgttatataacattgagcatacgacatttATTATGCACTGCTTTGATTTATAAAAAGGTGCAAGTTTTTCGAACCCAACTATTCTGATATCTTGGGCattggtgattaatgtctagctACGATAGGATTTTTATTGCACTGAATCGTGTCTCGGGAGAgaccagtttgataatatcttCAAGAGGTGTTCAGAAGATATTTTCTTATTTAGAGTAAAATCTGACCAATTGAAATTTGTtacatgaataataaataacgTTCTTGAACTATTTCACTTTTGGGTAAATATGTTAATTTAAAATCAGATAATAAACTTAAATTATTTAACAGATATTACTATCTTAAGCGCTAAAAATAAGTGGAAGCTCGTATTACTTGTAATTTTATGgacaattaatattattattttactgtagtgATTGAGAATAATATTATTCGAGTAGCCATGAAGCAATGTTGGGAACTAGCCTGCCGGCCCACAAACTCCACCCTAGCTAGAAGTGTTATGTCCTGGGCCTCCCGGCCCAATGTTAAGCCCGCTTATCTTTAACATAAAACTCAAAATTACCATTCAGCACGTCTCACATCCGGAAAAACCCTCCCCTTTCTCGAAGCAGCTGCAATGGCCGACGGCGTCGACGACGGCGAGTTCTACCTGCGCTACTACGTCGGGCACAAAGgaaaattcggccacgagttcCTCGAATTCGAGTTCCGCCCCGACGGCAAGCTTCGCTATGCCAACAACTCCAACTACAAGAACGATACCATGATTCGCAAGGAGATCTTCCTCACCCCCGCGGTGCTCAAGGAGTGCCGCCGCATCGTTGCCGATTCCGAGGTGGCGCGTATTTCTGATTATTTCTTctccaattttttttacacGCTGCTAGGGTTTTTGGTTGGGGAGTTAATTGGGGATTATTTCCTGTTGCAGATAATGAAGGAAGACGACAACAATTGGCCGGAGCCTGACCGCGTGGGAAGGCAGGAGCTGGAAATTGTGATGGGGAATGAGCATATCTCTTTCACTACATCGAAGATTGGATCTCTGATGGACGTTCAGACTAGCAAGGATCCCGAGGGTTTGAGGATCTTTTACTATCTTGTTCAGGTATTATCTCTTGTACATTTTTCGTTTGTAAAGTCTTAGTTGAACCTGAGAAGATGCTTCATAGGGACATTTTAGGATAATTTATTGAAAAGGATTGCGTTTCTATCAACTAATGGAATATAGGTGGGAAATGGTTGACAATAAACTTGTGGAGGTTTGTAGATAGCCATATGTTCATTCAAGTACAGTCTAGTCTTGTTTGGACTTTGGACCGGTATCGTATTTTGTGATTCAGGAACTTGTGGTGGGGGAAATTTGGACCTGTGATACCCGGTGCTGTAGATATATGTAATTTATATTGTATTGGATATGTTGTGGGTTAGCttgtgataatatatatatggttAAGATTGATGCACAAGAGTTTGGATTATCAGTGTTGTGTTGTTAGGATTTAGAAGCATATGAAATAGGAAGCTCTACAGGATATATGATATCTAGTAATGCTTGTAGTTTTACCTTCATATGTTCAGTAGATGGAGTCATGAGACAATTGTAACCATTAGCGTCAATGCATTGGTACTTAGCCATTCACTTAGAGAGGACATGAGCTTGCATGTGTTTCAAAAACTAATTAACTATGCTGGTATcatttagtttagcttagcttgaGGTTGTTTTACtatcattttgtttttttgggaCTAATGCTCATTTAGTGTCATCAATCTTAGGATCTTACTTTTATTTTGTGGAATCTCATTTATGttaatttttattcttataGTTATATCTGTTATCATATTGCAATACACTTACTAACTGAacactacatatttattttgaattaacCTATTACATCATTGTTCTATATCTAAATTATTTCTAAAGTTACGTCCTAAAACATTACTACATTTTAAAACAATTACATGAACTATAGTCATACATCTAAATGAAATCTGATTTATATCATAAGACTTTGTAAACATTAAACATCTGTTCTCATTAATTAATGTTTATTATAATCTAGTTAATAGAATATGCTGGAAACATGCTAAATGAAAATAACGATTTGAAGAATGGCATGTACTATTGAGCTTAGACAACCAGACATGTACTTGCTTCGTAATAGGCTCATAAGTAGCTTGCTTACAGTTGAGTTGTTACTTGATAGAACGGGCCCACGAGAAGCTTGATTAGTTTTGTAACAAAATGTGCGTGAaatgtgttagtggaatgtgatgtTGACTAAATATAGTTAAAGTGACATGGGACATGTTATGATGgcaaaaatgaaacatttagtgaaagacggagggagtatcaattaACTACTCCAATGAAATATTGCTCTTAATGATTCTGTTTGTCACTTTTGTCATCTgcagtataaaaaaattaatgggttttgcttttctcattttttctaGATTCTGGATTCATTTATTGATGTTCCGTTTGTTGTCTTTCTTCTATTGCAGGATCTTAAATGTTTCGTCTTCTCACTTATCTCACTACATTTTAAGATCAAGCCCATATGAAGACCAGCCAAGAAATTGCTGTTTGCTTCGAGCTCTTAACTCTCTTGAGTGATTATTTTCCAGTTCTCAAAAGTTAGAGGAAAGTTATGTAGAATTTTAGTGTGCTGTATTTGGTGGTGTCTATTCCAACTAATATTCCTAATTTCACCTTTATCATTAGACTTGTTTTGGATGTATGAAGTGAGTGACATGATTATATCATGTTACTAATGATTGATTTATGGAAATCATTTTGCAATTTATCCTCCCAATATGCAAGTGACATGATTATAAATGAATTAAAACCCTCTGGTGTTATAATTGTGATAATTTGTTAcccctattcgcggacggaggaagtattataaACGTGATATTGGGTCATATTTACAGCAGCAGGCACAAGCATAGTGTTTCTGCTTTGCAGGCTTTTCCTTTCATGAGTCAACAGAATTTCTGCCTCGTAGGCTTTTCCTTTCAGGAGTTGTAGACGATTCAAGCAACTTTTATTTGATTTGGTAATCGTTTTGAATCTTGATATTTGCTATGTAATTTTGTGATTCGAAACGCTGGGGACTATTCAACGGGCATTTCATCTCTGAAGTGTGTACTTTAAAAGTTGGAGAGTTTCGTAGAAGTGTGTACTTGAAAATAAGTTTTTTTAAGTATAAGTGAGAGATTGTTAGGATATATCATAAAAAGCGAGCTGAGCTGCTTGTAAATTGTGTAAAGCATGGGTTGTTTGTAGCTACATGTATTTGTAAGTTGTCCTCGTGCAAACCTTGTTCGTGCGATGTAGTAGTTGTTACCACTAAAAGCAGCGGACTATGCAGTTGTTGTCTAAGATGATTGTTGATGCACACTCCTTTTTGCGCTTGCCGCCATCCTGCGTGCTTCTTTTTTGCCTCTTTCATGTGACTTATTCCCGTATTTTATTACTCATTTCTTTGTCGATACTCCTTctattccataaaaatagtcttgtCCTCCATAATGCTATATTGACACTATTACAAATGAAATTTATCAATAGCTAAATGGTCAAAATGCACTTTCTTTGTGTGGAGGCTTGTGAACGCTCCTCGTCTCCCTCTTCCAGAATTATGTATTAATTCAGTACACACTAACATGCTCTTTTTAAATctaattttgttttcatttatatttaatttttgataatttctttgttttaatagatatttatttatatgaCTAATTAAGTATCATTACTAATAACTTATAAATTTAACCTCTATATAATACTATTATTCCTAACTAACAAAACATCTATGCTATAAAataacttatttttatttaaaattaaaaaaatatga
This region includes:
- the LOC121742933 gene encoding protein mago nashi homolog, which codes for MADGVDDGEFYLRYYVGHKGKFGHEFLEFEFRPDGKLRYANNSNYKNDTMIRKEIFLTPAVLKECRRIVADSEIMKEDDNNWPEPDRVGRQELEIVMGNEHISFTTSKIGSLMDVQTSKDPEGLRIFYYLVQDLKCFVFSLISLHFKIKPI